The Streptococcus equi subsp. equi nucleotide sequence CCCTCTGGATCACGACGGTGACCAAAGCTAGCATCAAAATCAACCAAGTTAGTAAAAGAAAGACCTTTTGTAAATGCTGGCAACTGCAAGGTTTTGATCAGGGTATCAATCCCATGACTGTTAGACTTATTGTGCCCCATATCGTTGGTAATCCCTGAGCCATTAAAGATGTCATTGATTTTCCCAACAGCATAAGTAGAAATCCCAGCGTCAGCCAGCTTATTTAAGACAGTGTCTTGGAACGGTGAGACTGCATAATCACGACGATTAGCTGTGCGAGTGAAGCTGCCTGGCTCTCCTATATACGGACGGGCAATAATACGACCTAAAAGAGCAGGACGCTCAAGGGTAATGGAACGCGCATACTCACAAATCCGGTAAAGCTCCTCAACAGGAATCACCTCCTCATGTGCTGCAATTTGCAATACAGGGTCGGCAGAGGTATAAACAATCAGCTCACCAGTTTCCATTTGACGGGGACCAAAATCATCAATCACCTTTGTCCCTGAGTAAGGCTTATTGGCTTCACGAATGACCTTACGGCCTGAAAAAGCTTCGATTTTTTGGATAATCTCCTCTGGAAAGCCATCCCAGAAGGTATCAAATGGCTCAGTAATGTTTAAGCCCATAATTTCCCAGTGACCTGTCATGGTATCCTTACCAAGAGATACCTCTTCTAATTTGGTGACATAGCCAGTAGGATCAGCCTCAGCTGGAACTGTCTTTAGGGGGACAGGACGAGGAATATGACCAAGTCCAATTTTTGCCATATTTGGAACAGCCAGACCAGCTGTCTCTGAAATATGACCGAGGGTGTCAGAATCTGTATCAGCTACACCAGCATTAAAGAATTTGTCGGCATCTGGTGCTGCACCAATACCAACAGAATCTAGAACGACTAAGTGAATACGATTAAATTTTGACATAAGTCTCCAATCTAGGGGAGGTTACGGTTGGCTCCCCAAAACCTATAAAATAATGTAAAACATGATTGAGCTAGGAATTAGGTTGACTGATTAGCTTCAAGGACCGTTACACCAGCCTGACCAGCAACAATGACCTTATCAACCATACCATTGAAAAGGCCATGCTCGACAACACCAACAGTTTGATCCAGCAGACGCCCAAACTCACAAGGATTTTCGATACAGCCAAGGTTAAGATCAATGATAAAGTTCTGCATATCCGTTATGAGACGCTTATCCCCCTTCATGCGAAAAGAGGGCTTATAGCCAGCCCTTTCAAAGACTCGAAATAGCCTATCAGCACCGTATTGAACGACCTCAACAGGGAGCTTGAAAGCACCTAAATGATCCACCAGCTTTGATTCATCAACAACCCAGATGTATTCCTTGGTTGGTGTTGCAACAATTTTCTCCATCAATAGAGCTGCTCCACCACCCTTAATACCGTTAAAGGCCTTATCCACCTCATCAGCACCATCAACAGTCAGGTCAATGCAGTCAATATCATCAATTGATGTTAAGGGAATACCTAGGCCCTCTGCTTGCTTGGTTGTTACACTTGAGGTTGTCACACCAACAACCTGTAGTCCCTCTTCCTTGATGCGACGACCAATTTCTTCAACAAAGTAATAAGCTGTTGATCCTGTTCCTAATCCAATGGTCATTCCATCTGTTACATATTGCGCAGCAGTCACACCGGCAATCTTTTTCAGTGCTTCCATGATTCCCCCTTATCTTATAATAAAATGCTTCCTAGCACTTTATTATACCATGAAAGCGCAAACTTGTTAATAATATCTCACACTGTTTGATCAATTTTCCTTCTCTATTGTAAATTGACATTAGACATGCCATTCTTAAACCCGCCTTCACGACTGTCATCAAAGCCTCAGTCAAATCTGGATCAGACAGCACAAGCAGGCTAAAACAATCTGACCAGAAGCTATAAGCAAGATCATTAAAGCCACCAGAGCAAATACTCTTGATTGTCGAAGCTTTATACCTCAAAAAGTAAGCTTTTTATAGCTTTGAACATACAAAAAAGAGGAGCAGGCCGATCCTCTCAAAATATTGGCCATACATCATTAGCCTGCTGGTTCGATGACCCCAGATACATGTCAATGCTCATTAGTTCTTTTCTTTTTCTAGATAATCTTCATGTCCTTTTTCTATTGATGGTGATCTAAGCTTAATTTACGATAACCTGATGTTTTCACCAAATCATCGTAGGCTTCTGCAAAAAGCTGTTCATTGGAATTGACATACCCAAAATAGATGACATCAGCAATATCCTCATGGTTGAAGAAAAGGTACTCATTATCATTTCCTATGCCTTCTGGATAAGGAACTGCAGCATAATCAAAATAGCCGATTTCTCCATTATCATCAAAAAGAGAGGCACGACTCACAATCATCAAAGGAATTTCTCCTGTCTCCGTCAGCACTATAGTACCAATCGGTAAAATGTGTTCTGGTTTGTTCATAATGTTTTATTGTCCTTTCGTTTTGCGAATAAGCTTGATATAGATAATGTGCTTTAATAGAACATTCCATAAAAAGTTGGGAACTAGGGAAATAAGAATACTTGTTACAAGCAGGATTGATAAATGACCATAATCCAAATTAGGGAATTGCTCCGGATTCAGATAAACATAATAGCTAAATGGAATACAGAGTAAAGAAATACCAAAAGCAAAATAAGTAGCTATATAAGGAGTTTTTAGATTATCTGACGACAAATTTCTACGAATAGCAAAATCAAACATCTTTTCAAAATAGTCATGCTGCCGCTTTAAATCTGGTTCCTTCTCCGCTAATGGATCACGACCTCTGATAGCAAGCATTAACGTCTCAAAAGCAAGAAATAACACAACACCAAGAATAATTGGAGCATAAGTATCAATTTTCTCTGATAAGTCTTCCTCGAAAATAGGGAAACTTCTACTCAACAGTATCATTCCTGCAACAGTAACTGGTGATAAGCATGAGGCAATAATCAAAAGGTTAGACGTTAGTGCTTGTTGCTTTTCAATTGTTTGTTTGGTGGCTTGTCGCCACGTGACCTTTCCAGTCCATAGATCATACTCAGCCGCATAACCATCACCGGTCAAGCCCGTTCCCATGCCATTATCAACTGGGAATAACAGCGTTCTCATTAACATTACCATGCTAAGCTCCTTCCTGATTGTTTAGGTTTCATTCTTTAAAATTCTTTCTTTTGTTTGGCGAATAAGTTTGACATATATAACGTGCTTCAAGACACCATTCCATAAAAAATTGGGAAATAAGGAAATCAACAAACTTGTTACAGATAATGCAGCGAGATAATCCCCAAATGAAGATGGGTGCAAGTAAAAATGATAACAAAGTGGAATGATTAAAAAAATTAGAAATAAAGTAATGTATAGACCTACATAAGGTACTGATAAATTGTTAAAAACACCTGAATTGTCATGTATAGTATTATCATACATTGTACGATAATAGTATAGTTGACGATCTAAATCGGGCTCTTTCTCTAATATCGTATATCTACTTCTAAGCGCCAACATCAATAATTCAAACGATATAAAAAGGATAAATCCAACTATTAGCGGTGCCCACTTGAAAATCATTGAATTAGTATCGCCACTAAAAACGCCTAAGCGTCTAACAATAATAACAAATAAAAATATAGCTAATGGAGATAAACTACCAGCTATAAGATTAAGTACAAATGCTACCTTTTGTTGGGTTCTAATCTTATCATCACTGGGCTGACGCCACGTAACTTTTCCAGTCCATAGGTCATACTCAGCTGATAAGCCGTCTCCAATTAAGTTATTATCCATACCATTATCTATGGGAAATAACAAGGTTCTCATTAACATTACCATGCTAAACTCCTTCCTGATTGTTTAGGTTTCATTCTTTAAGATTTTTCTTTCGTTTTGCGAATAAGCTTGATGTAAATCAATTGTTTCACTAAGACATTCCATAAAAAATTGGGGACTAAGGAAATAAGAATGCTACTTCCTACTAAATTTCCTAAATAGGACCAAAAAGAATTTTGCTGCAGATATTGAGAGTAAAAAATTGGAATAACCGAAAAGGCAATCAAGAAAGCTACATAAAGCCCTATAAAAGGTACTGATAAATTATTAAAAACACCATCATTCTCACGTATAGTATTGTCATACATGGTCTTAAAATACCCATGTTGACGCTTTAAACTTGGCTCCTCTTTGGCTAATGGATACAGACGTCTAATAGCCAGCATCAATAATTCAAACGAGAAGAAAAAGACCAAGCCTACCATCAGAGGAGCATATCGATAAATTGTTGTACTAGTATCTACATCAAAAAGCTTCAGACTTTTTGCCGTAAAAATGATAGACATGATGACAAGTGGAGATATTGCAGCTGCAATGAGATTAATTATAGCTGCTACCTTTTGTTGCCTTTTTATTTTTCCATCACCAAGTTGTCGCCACGTGACCTTTCCAGTCCACAAATCATACTCAGCTGCATAACCATCACCAGTCAATCCTGAATCAAGTCCGTTATCAACTGGAAATAACAGTGTTCTCATTAACATTACCATGCTAAACTCCTTCCTGATTGTTTAGGTTTTACGTTCTTATCTAAATTGTCATTAATTGTACTACCAATCCAACTACCTGCCATAGCTCCTAAAATACTTCCTGCAACAGAACCGATAGCAGCACCTACACCTGGAATAGGTATAACTGCTTGACCAATAACTGCACCTGTTACACGCCCAATATTGCTTCCGACAACAGTTGTTGCAGTATCAACAGCTACCTTACGGGCTGTTAAAGCAGCAGTTTGCTCATTGCTATAGCCTTTTTTCTTGTAAGTTTCAACCGAGTCCTTAACATTTATAGCAGCACCTACCCAACCCGCAACTTTGAGACCTTTTCCTGCAAACTTGAGCACCTTGCTTGCAGCTTTTCCAACTTTCCCAAACTTACCGAGACTTTTACCCAGGTTATTCTCCTTCATCATTTTCAAGTCTCTATTTAGGCGTCCATGCTCATATGACTTGAGTTTTGACGATATGTTGCTTAGCTCTTTATCAACTTTCTTTAACCCTTTACCAACTTTGGTGAGCTTCCCTTGATTATCTTTTGAAATTTTTGAAATGAGGGATTGTACTGTTTCACTCTTCTTCAATTGCTTGATACCAGGTAAGTCTGTGTAACGGGCTCCTTTTTTAGAAAAATGTTTACCTTTGATCCCTCCTTTGTCAAAATTGGGATCGTTTTTAGATGCTTTCCAAATATTCCATGTTTTGTTTGGTGTATTTTTCCAATAATGTTTACCTGAATGTTTCCAATAATACCTTCCTGAGGAAACGATATACAGCCCACCCTTTGTATACTTAACTAGTTTCTTTACACTCTTGATTTTGTTCTTATTTTCATCTGACAGAACACCGTCCATCACAAAACGATAGGCATCTTCGTACTTAATCCCGGTTTCTCTCGAAAGTTTTTCTGCTGCCTGCTGTAGCTTCAGCTTCGAGGCTTTTTCCTCCCTTTGCGTCCACCTCTTTTCTACTACCTTGGTCCACTCTAAGTCAAGAGCCCTGGGAAGAGTGAACGTCTGACTTGTCCCATTCCAAGAGGTCTTGGTTTGTCTGATACCTATATTGACTGCCTCGGCTAAGGCTGCGATAGACGAAAAGAGGTGACGGGAATTGCTATCAAACTCTCGCAGCTTAAGGAGCTTCTCTTCTAATTTTCTCTTGACTTGACGCTGGTTACTCGCTCCGCTCTTGAGATTAGTAATATAAGAGTAATTCGGCAGCTCCTGCCGATACTCCAGATCAATCAACTCAACGTAACGACCTATGATGCGGTCTGAGCGGCTGATCTGATCCACCAGCTCACTCTCCTTCAAATCCACACTATCAACCTGACGACGGTAGTCATTAGGAAATGCTGCACAGGCTTCCTTGATGGCTTCATCTAGCAGGATACAGCCCCTCATCAAAGGGATCAATACCTGCTCGCTGTACCTTTTAGCAGAAGCATAGGTATGCCCTGATAAGTCAGGACTAGAAGACACCAATTGCTCCAAAGCTCTTTGCAAAGACTTATAAGCTGTTATCCGCTGCTGCAAGACCTTACCAACGCTACTAGCTTGCTGGTCCGATGACCCCAGATACATGTCAATGCTCATTAGCTCTCTCCTTTCCTTTGACTAGCTTTAATTGTCGGGTAAGGGCTTCCTCTTCTTGGTACAAACGACGCTGCTCTCCTAAGAGCTCCTCATGACTTTGTTCCAAGGACGCTTGTGTTTTCCTTTTCAAATAACATTCTTCTGCCAAAGCCCCTTCAAAGAGATGACTATCTGATGATGAACGAAAGGTGGTTGCAGCTGCTGTTAACAGTTGTGCCGCTAGGTTAGATAGTTCCTCATAGTCTTCAAAGCGCTGTTCATTACGCTTAAGCTCTTGGGCTATGGTTTCCAAGCGTTTATCCAATCTCTCCTTCTGGTACATGAGCTCATTTTGGGTCATTGAGACTAAACCTCCGCCTGTTTTCTAAACGCCCTAACTCTTTTCCAAGCTGAAGATCCATCGCTTGAAAAGAGGCAGAGACACTCTGAATGTGTTGCGACATAGAAGCGATGATCCCAACTACCTGCGCTGAAACGTTGTGCGATAAATCAATGGCAGAGCTGGCATCACTACGATTTCCAGTAACGGTCGTCTTCATATCTTTGCTCACCGCACCAGCACTAGAGAGGGCCTGGACTCCTCTTGCCAAAGCTGTCGCTCGCTCACTAGCTGTGCTACTATTATTTTGTAATACTACCATATAACTCTTTCTAACTCTCTAATAATTGTATATATTTTATTATAACAAAATAATCT carries:
- the deoB gene encoding phosphopentomutase: MSKFNRIHLVVLDSVGIGAAPDADKFFNAGVADTDSDTLGHISETAGLAVPNMAKIGLGHIPRPVPLKTVPAEADPTGYVTKLEEVSLGKDTMTGHWEIMGLNITEPFDTFWDGFPEEIIQKIEAFSGRKVIREANKPYSGTKVIDDFGPRQMETGELIVYTSADPVLQIAAHEEVIPVEELYRICEYARSITLERPALLGRIIARPYIGEPGSFTRTANRRDYAVSPFQDTVLNKLADAGISTYAVGKINDIFNGSGITNDMGHNKSNSHGIDTLIKTLQLPAFTKGLSFTNLVDFDASFGHRRDPEGYRDCLHEFDRRLPEIIANMKDDDLLLITADHGNDPTYAGTDHTREYIPLLAYSASCTGAGVIPQGHFADISATIAENFGVDTAMIGTSFLADLV
- the rpiA gene encoding ribose-5-phosphate isomerase A — its product is MEALKKIAGVTAAQYVTDGMTIGLGTGSTAYYFVEEIGRRIKEEGLQVVGVTTSSVTTKQAEGLGIPLTSIDDIDCIDLTVDGADEVDKAFNGIKGGGAALLMEKIVATPTKEYIWVVDESKLVDHLGAFKLPVEVVQYGADRLFRVFERAGYKPSFRMKGDKRLITDMQNFIIDLNLGCIENPCEFGRLLDQTVGVVEHGLFNGMVDKVIVAGQAGVTVLEANQST
- a CDS encoding Putative EsaC protein analog (Listeria type 3) — encoded protein: MNKPEHILPIGTIVLTETGEIPLMIVSRASLFDDNGEIGYFDYAAVPYPEGIGNDNEYLFFNHEDIADVIYFGYVNSNEQLFAEAYDDLVKTSGYRKLSLDHHQ
- a CDS encoding membrane protein → MVMLMRTLLFPVDNGMGTGLTGDGYAAEYDLWTGKVTWRQATKQTIEKQQALTSNLLIIASCLSPVTVAGMILLSRSFPIFEEDLSEKIDTYAPIILGVVLFLAFETLMLAIRGRDPLAEKEPDLKRQHDYFEKMFDFAIRRNLSSDNLKTPYIATYFAFGISLLCIPFSYYVYLNPEQFPNLDYGHLSILLVTSILISLVPNFLWNVLLKHIIYIKLIRKTKGQ
- a CDS encoding membrane protein — encoded protein: MVMLMRTLLFPIDNGMDNNLIGDGLSAEYDLWTGKVTWRQPSDDKIRTQQKVAFVLNLIAGSLSPLAIFLFVIIVRRLGVFSGDTNSMIFKWAPLIVGFILFISFELLMLALRSRYTILEKEPDLDRQLYYYRTMYDNTIHDNSGVFNNLSVPYVGLYITLFLIFLIIPLCYHFYLHPSSFGDYLAALSVTSLLISLFPNFLWNGVLKHVIYVKLIRQTKERILKNET
- a CDS encoding membrane protein, whose translation is MVMLMRTLLFPVDNGLDSGLTGDGYAAEYDLWTGKVTWRQLGDGKIKRQQKVAAIINLIAAAISPLVIMSIIFTAKSLKLFDVDTSTTIYRYAPLMVGLVFFFSFELLMLAIRRLYPLAKEEPSLKRQHGYFKTMYDNTIRENDGVFNNLSVPFIGLYVAFLIAFSVIPIFYSQYLQQNSFWSYLGNLVGSSILISLVPNFLWNVLVKQLIYIKLIRKTKEKS
- a CDS encoding membrane protein, whose protein sequence is MSIDMYLGSSDQQASSVGKVLQQRITAYKSLQRALEQLVSSSPDLSGHTYASAKRYSEQVLIPLMRGCILLDEAIKEACAAFPNDYRRQVDSVDLKESELVDQISRSDRIIGRYVELIDLEYRQELPNYSYITNLKSGASNQRQVKRKLEEKLLKLREFDSNSRHLFSSIAALAEAVNIGIRQTKTSWNGTSQTFTLPRALDLEWTKVVEKRWTQREEKASKLKLQQAAEKLSRETGIKYEDAYRFVMDGVLSDENKNKIKSVKKLVKYTKGGLYIVSSGRYYWKHSGKHYWKNTPNKTWNIWKASKNDPNFDKGGIKGKHFSKKGARYTDLPGIKQLKKSETVQSLISKISKDNQGKLTKVGKGLKKVDKELSNISSKLKSYEHGRLNRDLKMMKENNLGKSLGKFGKVGKAASKVLKFAGKGLKVAGWVGAAINVKDSVETYKKKGYSNEQTAALTARKVAVDTATTVVGSNIGRVTGAVIGQAVIPIPGVGAAIGSVAGSILGAMAGSWIGSTINDNLDKNVKPKQSGRSLAW
- a CDS encoding type VII secretion effector, translating into MVVLQNNSSTASERATALARGVQALSSAGAVSKDMKTTVTGNRSDASSAIDLSHNVSAQVVGIIASMSQHIQSVSASFQAMDLQLGKELGRLENRRRFSLNDPK